Part of the Niallia alba genome is shown below.
CTACTGATTACTGGTTGGATTGGAGCCCTACAACGTTTTAATGAGGTCTATGTAATTGGCGGGCCAAATGGAAGTCCTGCTCGTTCTATCCAAACGATGGGAGCATTTATATATGAGCGTGGCTTTACGGGGTTTGAATTTGGAATCGCGTCAGCTGCCACCTATATTATGTTTATTATTATTTTAATATTTACGTTTATCAACTTAAAAATGTCAAAAATGAAAATCTAACTTAGTGGGGAGGGAGACGATGAAAAATACGATCTCAATGAAAAAGTTGGAGAGAATGACATCCGTTATTAAGTATTTTGTTTTATTCTTTTTTGGGATTGTTTTAATGGCTCCATTTGTATGGATGATTAGCGTAGGGTTTGATCGAACTGCTAATATAGTCATGCCTTTTCCACCAAGGTTAATACCAGAGGCTATTTCATCTTTTAACTATGGCATCGTTTTTGAAAATGGGAGACTTATCCAGTCTTATATAAATTCCGCCATTGTTACTGTAAGTTCTGTCTTTTTGAGTGTATCTGCTTCTTTGTTGGCGGGGTATGCATTTTCAAAAGGAAAATTCAAGGGAAAAAGAATTTTGTTTGTGATTGTCCTTTGTACATTAATGATTCCAATGGAGCCACGGTTAATTCCTTTATATACTTTTTTCAATAAACTTGGTCTATTAAATACTTTTTGGCCATTAATTCTTCCATCTATTATTAGTGGAATGCTTATTTTTCTATGTAAACAGTTTTTTGACCAGCTGCCAGATACATTAAGAGAGGCGGCACAAATCGACGGAGCTGGAGAATTCAAAATTTTCTTCCGTGTGTATTTGCCACTGGCAGGTCCAATAGCAGCGACGATGGTCATTTTGTCCTTCATATGGAGCTGGAATGATTTTATGTGGCCATTAGTTGTTATTAATGATTTAAATTTACAAACGATTCCTCTTTATTTAGCAAGTTTCTCGCTGGAAAATGGCTCTAGTCTAGGTGGTTTAACAATGGCTCTAGCAACAGTAAGTGTATTACCAATTGTCATCGTGTATTTGTTCTTGCAAAAATACATTATCCAAAGTATTGCATTAAGTGGAGTTAAAGGAGAGTAGGAGATTTAAATAAATAGGGGGTTAGAAAATGAAAAAGAGTATATTTTCTAAGACGGCTACTTTTGCCTTTGTATTAATGCTGTTAATAGGTACTGTGCTTGCAGGGTGTAGCTCGAAATCAGGGGGTTCCCAAGGTTCTGATAAAGATGGAGAATGGGCAGGGCAACAAATAACAGTCATGATGATTGGGGATTTTGCCATGGAAGACAAGACAGACCCGATTACTGGTGAGTCTGCAAAAGGAGTAAAAGTATTAAAAGAAGAATTTGAAAAGCAGCATCCTGGCGCCACTGTGAAATTTGTTCTGATGCCATGGGAAGGATACACAGAGAAAACGCAAGCAATGATCACATCAGGAGAAGCGGATGTGTATCAGATGCCAGGTGTAGCTGATTTCGCTCCTCAAGGTGTATTAGAACCATTACAGCCATGGATTGACAAAGATCCAGATTTTAATTTGGATATTTTTATCGATAATCAAATAGAAGGTTGGCAAGCTTTAGGTCCAGATAGCAAGGAGTTGGATATTTTTGGACTTCCATTTTTGGGAGATGCGCGTTTTATCAGTTATGATAAACAGCTATTTGATGAATGGGGAGTAGAATATTTATCTGAATATCCAACGATGGAGGAAGTTGCAGAAAAAGCTAAACAAATGACTGGGAAAAATCCAAAAACAGGGGAACAAAACTATGGTATTTGG
Proteins encoded:
- a CDS encoding carbohydrate ABC transporter permease, whose translation is MKNTISMKKLERMTSVIKYFVLFFFGIVLMAPFVWMISVGFDRTANIVMPFPPRLIPEAISSFNYGIVFENGRLIQSYINSAIVTVSSVFLSVSASLLAGYAFSKGKFKGKRILFVIVLCTLMIPMEPRLIPLYTFFNKLGLLNTFWPLILPSIISGMLIFLCKQFFDQLPDTLREAAQIDGAGEFKIFFRVYLPLAGPIAATMVILSFIWSWNDFMWPLVVINDLNLQTIPLYLASFSLENGSSLGGLTMALATVSVLPIVIVYLFLQKYIIQSIALSGVKGE